Below is a window of Lebetimonas sp. JH292 DNA.
TCTATCAAAATACTAAATCCGCCAAGACCAATAAAAAAATAAAAAAGAGGTGTTAAATTAACTTCAAATCCAAAAACAGCAACTATCCATGCTGTAAATGTCGTCCCTATATTCGCCCCGAAAATCACTGCAACAGCATTTTCCAGATTAATTAACCCGACACCGATTAAAGAAAGAATTATTAAAGTTATAAAAGACGAGCTTTGAAAAAGAGCTGTAAAAAATATTGAAGAAAAAAACGCTTTTATTTTACCGCCTGTGAGTTTATTAATAATTTCTTTAAAGGATTTTGATGAAAGTTTTCTTAAAATATCTTCAAACAGATATATTCCGAATAAAAAAAGTCCAAGACCTGCCAGAGCCTGAAGCATCAGAAATACTTTAAAAATTTTATATGAATAATTCCATTACTTGCAATTATGCATTTATCTTCAAACATATTATATTCGCTTCCTTTTTCATTACTAACCTTGCCTCCGGCTTCACTTAAAATAATAATCCCTGCACTTACATCCCAGGGCTTCAGATTTGTTTCATAATATCCGTCAAATTTCCCTTCAGCCACATAACATAAATCTAAAGCCGCACTTCCAAATCGTCTAATATCCTGGCATTTTGGCAAAATTTTTGAGAGTTTTTCAATCACCCAGTTTAAATCATCCCTGTTTTCAGCACCCGAATATGGAAAACCTGTTGCAATCAATGCCCTCCCAAAATCACTGAATTTACTGACTTCTATTTTTTTACCGTTTTTATATGCGCCGCCTCCAGCCTCGGCATAAAAAAGTTCATCCAAAACAGGATTATAAACAATACCGAATCTTGGTTTTTTTTCTTCATAAACGCCCACACTTATTGCACAGTGAGGAATTTGATGAAAAAAATTGGTAGTTCCGTCAATCGGATCTATTATTATTGAATTGTTAAACTCTTCTTTTGTCGATTCTTCCGCAATAATGGAATAATTAAATTTTGAAAATTTTTCTTTTAAAAACTCTTCTATTTTTATATCGTAATTTGTAACTAAATCTTTTTTACCTTTTAGACTTACTTCTTTAGCCGAATAAAACCCTTTTTTAAATATCTCTCCCGCCTCTTTTATTATTTGAATAAATTTTTCCATAAGAAACCTTTTTAAGAAATTATACAGTTTTTACTATAAAACTTAAAAATATTACTTATTTTAATTTATTCATTACCAATTTAAAAACCATTGCCATTAAACTGACCCAAAAAAGCCCAAGTCCAATTCCTGCTATTACATCACTTAGATAATGAACATTTAAATAAACTCTTGTAAATGAAATTAACAGAGGATAAATTATACACAAAATAAGCAGTATTTTTTTATTCACTTTATCTTTAAAAATTAAATATAAACTAAAAGCAAGTGCTGTACTTAATGTGGCGTGACCTGATGGGAAAGAATAACCTCCTACTTCTATTAAATAATGCGGGGGCCTCGGTCTTTTTACTATATTTTTAATAATTTCAAATAATACCGCCGCACCTGAAACTGACGAAATAAAGAACAAAGCTTT
It encodes the following:
- a CDS encoding inositol monophosphatase family protein; this encodes MEKFIQIIKEAGEIFKKGFYSAKEVSLKGKKDLVTNYDIKIEEFLKEKFSKFNYSIIAEESTKEEFNNSIIIDPIDGTTNFFHQIPHCAISVGVYEEKKPRFGIVYNPVLDELFYAEAGGGAYKNGKKIEVSKFSDFGRALIATGFPYSGAENRDDLNWVIEKLSKILPKCQDIRRFGSAALDLCYVAEGKFDGYYETNLKPWDVSAGIIILSEAGGKVSNEKGSEYNMFEDKCIIASNGIIHIKFLKYF